ATATCGATAGAACAGCCGGTGGCGTGGTCCATGAGTCCGCTGGCAAGGAAAACCACAGTGGGGGAAACATCCTCCGGCTCGGTGAGACTGTCGAGCGCGAGGTCACGCACCAGGAAATCCTCGCCGTACTGATTGATGAACGGGCGGTTGATGTCTGTACGGACGAAGCCGGGCGCCACCACGAAGGATTTCACCCCCTGTTTGCCGAAAGCGCGTGCGATGGAGCGGCTCATGGCAACCATGCCTGATTTGGCGGCGGCGTACGCCAGGTATTCGGGGGTGTCTCCCCGGAATGCGGCGCGGGAGGCGATGTTGATGATGCGGCCCCCGCCACGCGGGATGAAATGGTTCACCGCAGCCCGTGAGAGAATGCCTGCGGCGGTCAGGTTGACCATGATAGTTCTGTTCCAGTTGGCGAGCCACTCGTCAGCGGACATGTCGAAGGGAGAATTCATGATCATTCCCGCGTTGTTCACCAGGACATCGATCTTTTCGAAGGCATCGAGAACGTCAACGAACAGGCGGAAACATTCTTCGGGGTTGGACAGGTCGGCCTGGAATGCCTTAGCCCCTCGACCGAGTTTCCGGGCGAGTGTTTCCGCGTTTACTGCGCTGCGGTTGTAGTGTACGGCGACAGTTGCGCCTGAACCGGCGAGGTCCTGCGCGATACATTTCCCGATGCCACCGCTGGCGCCGGTAACCAGAATATTCATGCCGGTAAGATCGATGTTCATGGATTTCTTACCTCCCTTGGGTTATTTTCTTTGTGCCTTTGTGCCTGATTTTTAATTTCTTCCTTCCGTCTTTTTAACTTCCTCCCAGAGCGCGTCCATTTCCTCCAGGGAAGCCTCGCCGAGCTTTTTCCCTCTCTTGGGGAGTTCGCGCTCTATATACCGGAACCTCCGCTGGAATTTGTCAATGGTCTTACGGAGGGCGTCTTCCGGGCAGAGGGAAACAAACCTCGCCAGATTCGCCACCGCAAACAGGAGATCGCCCAGCTCTTCCTCCATTTCGGCCCGGCTGTTACGGCGGCTGGCTTCCTTGAGCTCTTCAAGCTCCTCCTCAACCTTCATCATCACCTCTTCGGTTCGCGCCCAGTCGAACCCCACCCGTGACACCTTCTCCTGGATACGGCGGGCTTTGATAAGCGCCGGCAGGTCCCTGGGGAGACCGTCGAGCACAGACCCGCCTTCTTTTTTCTCCCTCTTTTCACGGCGCTTGATCTCCTCCCAGTTCTTGATTACCTGGGCGGAATCCTCCGCAACGGCTTCACCGAACACATGGGGATGGCGGCGTTTCAGTTTATCGATAATACCCTGAACGACATCCTCTATGGTGAAACGCCCCTCACGGCCGGCGATTTCGGCATGGAAGACAACCTGGAGGAGTACATCGCCCAGCTCTTCTTTCAGGCGCTCATCGGAACCGGAATCGATTGCCTCTATTGCCTCATACGCTTCCTCGATGAGATAGGGTTTCAGGCTTTCATGGGTCTGCTCCAGATCCCAGGGGCAGCCGCCGGGCGCCTGGAGTAGTTTCATGATGCGCACAAGTTCTTCGAATGATGACATGTATTCTCCCCGGTTGAAATATCGGTACGAATATAATGTACGAATATAATGTACGAAAGTTCGGAAACAAGGGCAACGTATTATGGGGAAACGGGGGAGCGGGAACTCAAACCCCCGGAGATGGCTTCTCAGGAGAATCAGGTATACATGGAGACTCAGGATACTGTCGTTGACGGCGTCTATGCGAATCTGTTGAATCCTGGAGGAAAGGAAATAAAGATAAACCAATCGAGAGAGCAGTCCCTCTCTGCTCGAAAGAGGGGTGCAAAAACTACGATAGTTATATTATTCGATACAGTTCTAACACAAAAATCAGCGGGGCGCATTACGAATCCGCTGAATTGTCTAGTTGGACGGTTTCCTTCTTGAAGTAGATATTTTTTCCTACATCTTCTGCGATCTTACGTTGTATTAAATGCTCTCTATCCAGCTTCTCACCGAATTTAGCCACTTTCTGTATGTAGCAACCGACATCATCTGCGACTTGTCTAGCCAACAGCTTATCTTCTTCCTGAGATGAGCGTATTGCCCCAATAATTTTCATTTCTTCCTCTGTGAATTTCGCACTATTGGATTCACCAATCGGAACCTCCTCAAGGTCTGTTCGATCCTTCGGACAGAAAGACAGCAGTTGACCCGCGACATAGAGATCGCTTTCCTTGTAAATTGCTGAACAGGTGGGGCACTGGAATCTCTTTTCTTCTTTTTTAGTGAAGTATATGTCAAATTCGGTTAGGGAGTTGTCGTATGCGAATCGTTGTTGACGAATGATATTCTTATCCGTCCCGTATCCTAGGTTGTTTTCAAGACACGCTCCGTAGTCAAAGACGTAAAGACTGCGAGAAAGTTTCTCTTTCTTGGTTGTACGCCCCTTAGTTATGAGATGGACTAGAAAGAACATGTTCATAAATCTAAGCTTCTCTTCATTCCTCGGTAGCACCATAAAATGACTGCTCGGTCCATCGGCTTTTGTCCGCTCTTCTATGGCTCTATCCAATATAGCGCTCCAGATGTCCTCACAATAACTTGGAATTGCGACGCCGCTGGCACCAGAAAACTGATCTTGGTAAGCCTTAGTCGCGTACATAATTCCATATTCTATATCTTTTTTGCGAATGCGTGGTCGAGCGGATTGCAAACATCTGTAAAATGCCTGTTTAAGTGCGATACCGATCGTACGGGGGACCCCCATCGATGAACGGCTTAATTCCGTCCACGATTCTTCTGGATCGTCAAACAAAGCGTCAGAGGTAATGCTTGCATACTCCTTAATCCTCTCCGATATTAGGTCTCTAGTTAGGTCGCATAGCCCATCCATTGCCGCGTTCAAAGATCCGCTTCTTTCAACGAAAGCATCTAGATCCAGAGACAGCTGAAAAAGATCTCTTTGAAGAATTATTGAGCTTCCTAGACTGTAATTATCAGTAATCGCGCAAACCTTTATGTAGACGCCAGAATGATTCCCCAGCATTTTTTTCAGCAAGGTGGAAAACCGTCGTTGTAAATCAGAGGAAAGAGATGAAAATTCATCAACCAGTACGACAATATGACTTATACCGCAAGCTTCCCTCAACTCACCTAAAACACGAAGAACATCTGCGATTGAAAGCCTGCTTCTAATTAAATTTGTAGTTTCCATTTCATATTCCGAAGTCAGAGATTCTGACTCAGATAAATTCGCTGATATGTTCATTCTCTTTTCTGTAAGGATAGCACAGATATGGGATCCTTGAGTGACGGTTTCGGCGTCCTTCTTTCTGATTTTGCGCGGGCCTACTTCTTCCTCAGTTCTTGGGATACCAGACGTTATTATTCTGGAAAGCTTTTTGAGCGCGTCTGTTGATTCCTTTTTTCGTTTTGTCTCCTCACGAGAGAACACTCTCTCCAATAAGCCCGATTCGGTCTTCAAGCCTGGCCAGTTACGAAGGAGCTCTTCAAGAATAGAGTCAACAAGTTCTGAGACAAATACATGCTCGAATTCAATGAAATCGCTTGCGCTTACATCTGAAAGGGTATGGCACTTGCTCAGGTCAAGATATATGGCGAGTGTATTTAATTTTGCCATCGACTGAAGTGCGGGATCCCATGAGTGTATGCACTCTATAAGACCCCTATAAAGCAAAGTTGTCTTACCCGTACCCCGTCGTCCCACAATCAGTTGATCCGATTCGCCAACGATTTGCCTAAGATAGCCAAAATAATCAACATAGTACCTTGAAAGTCTTTGGAGCTTCGTCGTGTCACGAAGTGGAATATAGTCGGTACGAAGCATGGAATTAAAAGCATCTTCGATCTTGTTTTGCAGGTTATTATCCATCTACATCTCCCTTTGCCCCAACTAATATTTATATGGTTTCCCTATAACACTCACCACGACTCAGCCTGTCGGTATAACACTCCGAAACGAAGCGATCCCAAACGCCTGATCGACAATCCCTACTTCCTCATGACCCGCACCTCGAAGTGCCTTGATTACTGAGTTGGGGACACAATGATCCACAAAAAATCTCAAGCTCATCAGACAACCACTTCGAATTCTGCCAACTCACGGGCAAAATCCAGACAGGCAGCAATTTGTTCGTGATTGAGATCCGGAAATTCAGCAATGATTTGGTCCGTATTGTAGCCAGCCGCGAGATAACCGAGAATCAGGCTCACGGGGATTCTTGTGCCTATAATACACGGTTTACCCCGCAGGACATTCGGATTGCTTTCAATGTAGTCTTTCCATGTTACGTTCATTTTCTTCCTCTTTTGCAAATTATTGAAGCCTAACTACTGTTTCTATGGTTTCCTTATAACACTCACCACGGCTCGGCCTGTCGTAATAACACGTCGAAACT
Above is a genomic segment from Candidatus Latescibacter sp. containing:
- a CDS encoding SDR family oxidoreductase; translated protein: MNIDLTGMNILVTGASGGIGKCIAQDLAGSGATVAVHYNRSAVNAETLARKLGRGAKAFQADLSNPEECFRLFVDVLDAFEKIDVLVNNAGMIMNSPFDMSADEWLANWNRTIMVNLTAAGILSRAAVNHFIPRGGGRIINIASRAAFRGDTPEYLAYAAAKSGMVAMSRSIARAFGKQGVKSFVVAPGFVRTDINRPFINQYGEDFLVRDLALDSLTEPEDVSPTVVFLASGLMDHATGCSIDINAGSYVR
- the mazG gene encoding nucleoside triphosphate pyrophosphohydrolase; translation: MSSFEELVRIMKLLQAPGGCPWDLEQTHESLKPYLIEEAYEAIEAIDSGSDERLKEELGDVLLQVVFHAEIAGREGRFTIEDVVQGIIDKLKRRHPHVFGEAVAEDSAQVIKNWEEIKRREKREKKEGGSVLDGLPRDLPALIKARRIQEKVSRVGFDWARTEEVMMKVEEELEELKEASRRNSRAEMEEELGDLLFAVANLARFVSLCPEDALRKTIDKFQRRFRYIERELPKRGKKLGEASLEEMDALWEEVKKTEGRN
- a CDS encoding DUF433 domain-containing protein; this translates as MNVTWKDYIESNPNVLRGKPCIIGTRIPVSLILGYLAAGYNTDQIIAEFPDLNHEQIAACLDFARELAEFEVVV